The following coding sequences lie in one Arachis ipaensis cultivar K30076 chromosome B03, Araip1.1, whole genome shotgun sequence genomic window:
- the LOC107633625 gene encoding uncharacterized protein LOC107633625 translates to MGCCVSSNNKPSTRKGHADAAPVVAEPPKPEPEEETVKQVLSSETPTCNNNNHTTEPQNKEYEINKASPLLVKKEAHQEEEEENSQGKVSQQVCSLMSQSDTISMSTTTTISELIREEQTRKRVIRSPNKLQKNRSFSRADVAAKTRDTKLHASNNNNASARLHVQCRDQAPRNQPRRRDLGETSFRRSRSLAMSVAYDSAAKPVMGRCPSARRTNRTPLTAAGTVTSEKNSCRKTEVPARERKGVGCANETLENPLVSLECFIFL, encoded by the coding sequence ATGGGTTGCTGTGTCAGCAGTAACAACAAACCTTCAACAAGAAAAGGCCATGCAGATGCAGCACCGGTGGTTGCTGAGCCACCAAAACCTGAACCAGAGGAAGAAACTGTTAAGCAAGTCCTCTCATCAGAAACCCCCACATGTAACAACAACAACCACACAACAGAACCACAAAACAAGGAATATGAGATCAACAAGGCATCACCATTACTCGTTAAGAAAGAAGCacatcaagaagaagaagaagaaaactcgCAGGGGAAGGTCTCACAACAAGTTTGCAGCTTGATGAGTCAGAGTGACACCATCTCCATGTCCACAACCACAACCATATCCGAACTCATCAGAGAAGAACAAACACGCAAAAGGGTCATCAGATCTCCCAACAAACTCCAAAAAAATCGTTCCTTTTCCCGCGCTGACGTCGCTGCCAAGACAAGAGACACGAAGCTTCATGCCTCCAACAACAATAACGCTTCTGCCAGGCTGCATGTTCAGTGCAGGGACCAAGCGCCCAGGAACCAGCCTCGCCGGCGTGACCTCGGCGAAACCTCTTTCCGCCGGTCAAGGTCGCTGGCGATGAGTGTCGCATACGACAGTGCAGCAAAGCCCGTGATGGGTCGGTGCCCGTCTGCGAGAAGAACAAATAGGACACCTTTGACGGCTGCCGGAACCGTCACGTCGGAGAAGAACAGTTGCCGGAAAACGGAGGTTCCGGCGAGGGAGAGAAAAGGAGTAGGTTGTGCTAATGAGACACTGGAGAATCCACTTGTGTCGTTGGAATGCTTCATATTCTTATAA